A window of Ictalurus furcatus strain D&B chromosome 18, Billie_1.0, whole genome shotgun sequence contains these coding sequences:
- the aqp3b gene encoding aquaporin-3b isoform X2, with the protein MFGCGAVAQLVLSEGSHGMFLTVNFAFGFAATLGILVCGQVSGGHLNPAVTFALCILGREPWRKFPVYFIFQTVGAFLGSGIIFGMYFDALWEYRKGSLIVLGENATAGIFATYPSKHLSLFNGFFDQVIGTAALIVCILAIVDPYNNPIPRGLEAFTVGFVVLVIGLSMGFNSGYAVNPARDLGPRIFTSLAGWGGEVFTANDYWFFVPIFAPFIGAMVGVLVYQLMVGYHLEGEAQDREEAVTREEKERLKSCKVSG; encoded by the exons ATGTTTGGCTGTGGTGCTGTTGCTCAGTTGGTCCTGAGTGAAGGATCGCATGGAATGTTCCTAACAGTGAATTTCGCATTTGGTTTCGCTGCCACACTTGGGATTTTGGTGTGTGGCCAGGTTTCAG GTGGCCACCTGAACCCAGCTGTGACCTTTGCCCTTTGCATCCTGGGTAGGGAACCATGGAGGAAGTTCCCTGTTTACTTCATATTTCAGACTGTGGGTGCCTTCCTTGGATCTGGAATAATATTTGGCATGTATTTTG ATGCACTCTGGGAGTATCGGAAAGGCAGTCTCATTGTGCTGGGGGAAAATGCGACAGCTGGAATATTCGCCACGTATCCATCCAAACATCTCAGCCTGTTTAACGGCTTCTTTGACCAA GTGATTGGCACAGCAGCGCTGATCGTGTGTATACTCGCCATTGTGGACCCGTATAACAACCCAATCCCACGTGGGCTAGAAGCCTTCACTGTAGGCTTCGTGGTTTTGGTTATTGGCCTTTCTATGGGATTTAACTCAGGCTACGCCGTGAACCCCGCCAGAGACCTCGGACCACGAATCTTTACCTCACTTGCAGGCTGGGGCGGTGAAGTCTTCAC GGCAAATGATTACTGGTTCTTTGTTCCGATCTTTGCACCATTTATCGGTGCCATGGTGGGCGTTTTGGTGTACCAACTGATGGTGGGATACCATTTGGAGGGCGAAGCCCAAGACAGGGAAGAAGCAGTGACCcgtgaagagaaagaaagactgaaGTCATGCAAAGTGTCTGGATAA
- the aqp3b gene encoding aquaporin-3b isoform X1, with amino-acid sequence MGRQKVFMDKMMQMFHIRNLLMRQALAECLGTLILVMFGCGAVAQLVLSEGSHGMFLTVNFAFGFAATLGILVCGQVSGGHLNPAVTFALCILGREPWRKFPVYFIFQTVGAFLGSGIIFGMYFDALWEYRKGSLIVLGENATAGIFATYPSKHLSLFNGFFDQVIGTAALIVCILAIVDPYNNPIPRGLEAFTVGFVVLVIGLSMGFNSGYAVNPARDLGPRIFTSLAGWGGEVFTANDYWFFVPIFAPFIGAMVGVLVYQLMVGYHLEGEAQDREEAVTREEKERLKSCKVSG; translated from the exons ATGGGAAGGCAGAAGGTTTTCATGGACAAAATgatgcagatgttccacatacGGAACCTCTTGATGCGTCAGGCTCTTGCAGAATGCCTGGGCACCCTCATCCTGGTG ATGTTTGGCTGTGGTGCTGTTGCTCAGTTGGTCCTGAGTGAAGGATCGCATGGAATGTTCCTAACAGTGAATTTCGCATTTGGTTTCGCTGCCACACTTGGGATTTTGGTGTGTGGCCAGGTTTCAG GTGGCCACCTGAACCCAGCTGTGACCTTTGCCCTTTGCATCCTGGGTAGGGAACCATGGAGGAAGTTCCCTGTTTACTTCATATTTCAGACTGTGGGTGCCTTCCTTGGATCTGGAATAATATTTGGCATGTATTTTG ATGCACTCTGGGAGTATCGGAAAGGCAGTCTCATTGTGCTGGGGGAAAATGCGACAGCTGGAATATTCGCCACGTATCCATCCAAACATCTCAGCCTGTTTAACGGCTTCTTTGACCAA GTGATTGGCACAGCAGCGCTGATCGTGTGTATACTCGCCATTGTGGACCCGTATAACAACCCAATCCCACGTGGGCTAGAAGCCTTCACTGTAGGCTTCGTGGTTTTGGTTATTGGCCTTTCTATGGGATTTAACTCAGGCTACGCCGTGAACCCCGCCAGAGACCTCGGACCACGAATCTTTACCTCACTTGCAGGCTGGGGCGGTGAAGTCTTCAC GGCAAATGATTACTGGTTCTTTGTTCCGATCTTTGCACCATTTATCGGTGCCATGGTGGGCGTTTTGGTGTACCAACTGATGGTGGGATACCATTTGGAGGGCGAAGCCCAAGACAGGGAAGAAGCAGTGACCcgtgaagagaaagaaagactgaaGTCATGCAAAGTGTCTGGATAA